In the genome of Rhodanobacter soli, the window GGCTTCGTGCTGGGCGGCCGGATCGCACCCAAGCGCACGGTGAACCGCGCCGCGCGCCTGTTCGCCACCCCGTATGCCAGCAGCCGCAGCCGCGCGCAGGCGACGCAGGGTGATGTGGACATGCAGCGCGGCGAGTTGCAGGTCAACGGCGAAACCATCGCCACCTACGTCTGGGGCGACCCGTCGACCCAGCCCTACGCGCTGCTGGCGCACGGCTGGTCCAGCTTCGGCCTGCGCTTCCTGCCGTGGGTGGCGCAGTTGCGCGCGCAGGGCCTGGCCGTGGTCACCTTCGACCAGCCCGGCCACGGCCGCAGCACCGGCAAGCTGTGCACGCTGCCGGAGTTCATTGCCACGATCCGCGCGATCGGCGCGCGCTACGGCAACGCCGCGCTCGCGGTCGGCCACTCGCTCGGTGGCGCAGCGGTCACCCTCGCGCAAGACGAAAGCTGGCATGCCGACCGGCTGATCCTGGTGGCGCCCGCCGCCGACATGAAGGCGGCGGCGCGGCGCTTCTTCCGCTTCGTGCACCTGGCCGGCTATCTGCGCGAGCCGTTCTACGCATGGCTGCACCGGCGTACCGGCGTGCACATCGACGAACTGCGGGTGGAACGCAAGCTGCCCATGCTGGGCCAGCCTGCGCTGATCGTGCATGACCTCGACGACGCCGACGTGCCGTGGGGCGAGGGCGAGCGTTACGCCCAGCATTGGCCCGGCGCGCGGCTGTACACCACCGAAGGCCTGGGCCACCGCCGCGTGCTCGACGCGCCCGAGGTGATCGAGGCGGCGCTGGCCTTCGTGCGCGGCGAAGAGGTAGGCACGCACGTGGTCGGCAGTCCCGACCTCGCGCTCTGCGTATAGGTTTCCCTTCTCCCCCGGAATTTCAGGGGGAATAACGCCGTCATCCCGGCGAAGGCCGGGATCGCACTTTCTCCCCCATGTTTCGGAAGCGATCCCGGCCTTCGCCGGGATGACGGCGTGGTAGCTCAAAACTCCGTGCCCCCTGTCGATCCACTAGAATCGACATGTTCAAGCACCGATGCCGGAGTCGCCATGAGTTCCCCCGCCAAGCACGTCCCCGCCAGCGCCACGCAGACGGAAACCACCCCACTGCGTTTCGTCACCGCGGCCAGCCTGTTCGATGGCCACGACGCGGCGATCAACATCATGCGGCGCATTATCCAGTCTCAGGGCGCGGAGGTGATCCACCTGGGCCACAACCGCTCGGTCGAGGACGTGGTGCGCGCCGCGCTGCAGGAAGACGCCGACGCCATCGCGCTGTCGTCCTACCAGGGCGGTCACGTCGAGTACTTCAAGTACATGGTCGACATGCTGCGCGAGCGCGGCGCCGGCCACGTGCGCGTGTTCGGCGGCGGCGGCGGCACCATCACGCCGGAAGAGATCCGCGAGCTGCAGGCCTACGGCGTCGAGCGCATCTACCACCCGAACGACGGCATGAAGCTCGGCCTGGTCGAAATGATCGAGGATGTGATGCAGCGCGCCGGCAGTGCTGCCGCGAAGCGCGCCGAGTCCGAAACCCGTGCGCTGCCCAAGGTCGACATCGACGACGAGATCTCGATCGGTCACATGCTCTCGGCGATCGAGGAAGGCAGGCTCGGCGACAGCGAACTCGAACACCAGCGCAAGCAGTGGAAGCTGGCCGGCAAGCACACCCCCGTGCTCGGCCTCACCGGCACCGGCGGCGCCGGCAAGTCGTCGGTGGTGGACGAACTGCTGCTGCGCTTCCTGCACGCGTTCCCCGACATGCGCATCGCCGTGCTGGCGGTCGATCCCACCCGTCGCCGTTCCGGCGGCGCGCTGCTGGGCGATCGCATCCGCATGAACTCGCTGCGCAGCCATCGCGTCTACATGCGCTCGATGGCCACCCGCCGCCAGCACGCCGCCACCAGCATCGTGCTGCACGACTGCATCGACTTCCTGAAGAGCCAGCCATACGACCTGGTGATCGTCGAGACCGCCGGCATCGGCCAGAGCGATTCGGAGATCGTCGATCTGGTCGACTTCCCGGTCTACGTGATGACTAGCGACTACGGCGCCGCCAGCCAGCTGGAGAAGATCGACATGATCGACTTCGCCGACCTGGTGGTGCTCAACAAGTTCGACAAGCGCGGCGCCGAAGACGCGCTGCGCGACGTGCGCAAGCAGTGGAAGCGCAACCACACCGCGTTCAGCGTGAAGGACGAGGACGTGCCGGTCTACCCGACCATCGCCAGCCAGTTCAACGATCCGGGCGTGACCTGGATGTTCACCAACCTGTGCCGCCTGATGCGCGAGAAGCTCGCGCTGCCGGCGGAGCAATGGTCGCCCCAGCTCGACACCACGCTGAAGGAACCGCGCGCCACCGTGCTGATCCCCGGCGCCCGCGTGCGCTACCTCGCCGAAATCGCCGAGCAGGGCCGCGCCATCAACAGCGCCATCGCGCACCAGGCTGAGTTCGCCAGCAAGGCGCAGCATTACTACGAGGCGCTGAAGGAGCTGGGCGATCCGAAACTGCCGCGCCCGCTCGACCTCTACAGCAGCGCCGACTTGCATCCCTCTCCCTCCGGGAGAGGGACCGAGGGTGAGGGTGCGGGCGGAGCGGGCAGCTCCATCTCAACCCCGAACCCTCACCCCCAGCCCCTCTCCCAAAGGGAGAGGGGAGTAGAAGACCGCTCCCTCATCCTCCTGCGCCAGCGCTACAACGCCGCGCTAAAGGAACTCAGCCACGAAGCCATTCACCAGCTGCGCGAATGGCCGGCCCTGTACGAATCCGTCACCGCCGACGTCAACGAATACAAGGTGCGCGACAAGGTCATCCGCGTCGACAACTACCGCGAATCGCTGAGCCACCAGAAAGTGCCCAAGGTGGCGCCGCCGAAGTCGAAGGACTGGGGCGAGCTGGTGAGCTTCCTCGGCCGCGAAAACCTGCCCGGCCACTATCCGTACACCGGCGGCGTCTACCCGTACCGCCGCAGCGGCGAAGATCCCACCCGCATGTTCGCCGGCGAAGGCACGCCCGAGCGCACCAACCGCCGTTTCCATTACCTCAGCCAGGGCGGCGCCGCCACGCGCCTGTCCACCGCGTTCGACTCGGTCACCCTGTACGGCGAAGACCCCGCGCCGCGCCCGGACATCTACGGCAAGATCGGCAACTCCGGCGTCAACATCGCCACGCTCGACGACATGAAGAAGCTGTACTCCGGCTTCGACCTCAGCGCGCCCAGCACCTCCGTCTCCATGACCATCAACGGCCCCGCGCCGATGATCCTGGCGATGTTCATGAACACCGCCATCGACCAGAACGTCGAGAAGTACCTCAAGGAAGACGAACAGCGCTGGGCCACCGCGCAGCAGACCATCGGCAAGCTGTACAAGAACGTGTCGCGCCCGCAGTACCACGGCGACCTGCCCAAGGGTAACGACGGCTTAGGGCTGGGCCTGCTCGGCGTCTGCGGCGACGAACTGGTCGACGCGGAGACCTACGCCCGCATCAAGGCCGACACGCTCACCAAGGTGCGCGGCACCGTGCAGGCCGACATCCTGAAGGAAGACCAGGCGCAGAACACCTGCATCTTCTCCACCGAATTCGCGCTGCGCATGATGGGCGACATCCAGCAGTACTTCGTCGACCACAAGGTGCGCAACTTCTACTCGGTGTCGATCAGCGGTTACCACATCGCCGAAGCCGGCGCGAACCCGATCAGCCAGCTCGCCTTCACCCTCAGCAACGGCTTCACCATCGTCGAGTACTATCTCGCCCGCGGCATGAAGGTGGACGACTTCGCGCCCAACCTGAGCTTCTTCTTCTCCAACGGCATGGACCCGGAATACACCGTCATCGGCCGCGTCGCCCGCCGCATCTGGGCTCGCGCCATGCGCGAGCGCTACGGCGCCAGCAGCCGCAGCCAGATGATGAAGTACCACATCCAGACTTCAGGCCGCTCGCTGCACGCGCAGGAAATCCAGTTCAACGACATCCGCACCACGCTGCAGGCGATGTACGCGCTGTTCGACAATTGCAACTCGCTGCACACCAACGCCTACGACGAAGCCATCACCACGCCCACCGAGGAAAGCGTGCGCCGCGCGGTGGCGATCCAGATGATCATCAACAAGGAGCTGGGCCTCAACTTCAACGAGAACCCGTGGCAGGGCAGCTACGTCGTCGACACCCTCACCGACTTGGTCGAGGAAGCGGTGTACAAGGAGTTCGAGGCGATCAGCGAGCGCGGCGGCGTGCTCGGCGCGATGGACACCATGTACCAGCGCGGCAAGATCCAGGAAGAGTCGATGTACTACGAGCACAAGAAGCATGATGGGTCGTTGCCGTTGATTGGGGTTAATACCTTCCTGCCGAAGGATCATGGGGGGGAGATTGCGACCGAGATCGAGTTGATCCGCTCGACGGAGGAGGAGAAGGGTGCGCAGATTGCCAACGTGAAGCGGTATGGGGAGGCGCGGAATGCGTTGGCTTCAGACAGTTTGAAAGTGCTGCAAACCACCGCGCGCGATCGGCGCAACGTGTTCGAGCAGCTGATCGAGGCGGTGAAGTACAACTCGCTGGGGCAGATCAGTCATGCGTTGTATGACGTGGGTGGAGAGTATCGGCGGAATATGTAGCCCAGCCCTCTTCCACGACTGCGAACGAAAAGGGCGCCTTCATGCGCCCTTTTTCACAATAGTCTGGACGAGTGTTTAGCAGTTAAAAGCGCCTCGCGCGCGGGGCTGAAGCAGGCCTTCGGTTATCACCCCGTTGCACGGTGGGGTTAGGAGAGCGATAGTCATCCTAAGGGATTGGGGGACACAATGATTCGGTCAATACGCTTGGCGGACGTTGCCACCTATGCTGCTGTCGGCGCCCAAATGGGGCCGTTGTCGACATGCAATTTTGTCTACGGTCCGAATGGGGCCGGTAAAACCACACTTTCACGCTACCTGTTCGCAACGGGGGCTCCAGCCTTCAACAGTTGCTCTGTCACGTGGGAGAACAACCGGGCGCTCCGGACGGTGGTCTACAACCGAGACTTCGTCGACCAAGTCTTCAACGAGAAAGGTAGGGTCAAAGGTGTCTTCACCCTTGGCAAGGAGGGAGTCGACCTCAAAGACCGCATGGATGCGCTGTCAGAGAAGCTGAAAGAAGAGGTGGCCAAGCATCGGCGCCTAACGGTCACGCTCGAAGGCGAGGACGGCAAGGGAGGCAAAAGGGCGGAACTGGAAGCGGCTTCGAAGGAGCTGAAGGATGCGTGCCTGAAACAGACGCGAAAGCACGAGAAGGAATTCGAGCAGGCACTTGCGGGTGTCCGGGGCAACAGCGCTGTCTTCATGACGAAGTTCCTGGCTGAGCGGAGCAACAACAAGGGAACACTCTACGACTTCGGGATACTCAGGGAGCGAGCCCGGTCTGTTTTTGCCAGCAACCCCACCCGGATAGAGCCGTTGTCAGCGCCGGACGGGTCAAGGCTCAAGACGCTGAAGAGGACGACATCTTCGCTAAGCCCATCGTCGGCAAGGGAGACGTCAACATTGCCGCCCTCATTGCCAGGCTCCAGAGCTCTGATTGGGTAGCGGAAGGTGCGGTATTCCTCCGGGAGAGCCGCCCTCAATGTCCGTTCTGCCAGCAAAAGGTGCCGGACTCGCTGGAACGGGAACTGACCGACTTCTTTGATGAGTCCTTCACCGCCGCCAAGGCGCACCTCGGCAGGGTGGTCAACGACTACGGTGAAGAGGCAGTCGTTGTCCGGATCGCTCTTAATGCACTCATGACCGCGCCTGTGCCGTACCACGACCCTGTCGAGCTTGAACAGCTGCTCGACGTGTTTGATGCACGCCTCTCCGCAGCCCAGCTCCAGATGACAAGGAAGGTGGAAGGACCCAGCGCCATTTTTGAGATAGAAGGGGTGTCGTCCTCACTTGAAGACATCCGGAAATTTGTCACTACCGCCAACGAACGAATTGCCGAGCACAATCGCCGGGTGGCAAACGCGGGCGCCGAGAAGACCAGGCTTACTGCGGACTTCTGGCGATACCTGATTGACGTCGAGTTCAAGGACGCAGCTGCCACCTACGACAGGATCAACGGTACTGTCGGCAAGGCAGTCCAGGCGCTCGGAGCTCAGATACTGCAGTCCATGGCGGATCACGCAAGGCTCAAGCAGGAGCTGGAAGAGTTGGAACAAAAAACGACGGGCACCCAGCCGACGGTGGACAAAATCAACCACACGTTGCGGTGGTTCAACTTCACCAACTTCCATCTTGCTCCGGCTGATGAAGCGCACACCTATCAGCTCATTCGTCAGAACGGTGCGCCGGCTCATGTCAGTCTGAGTGAGGGTGAGCGAACGTTCGTGACGTTCCTCTATTTCTACCACCTCGCACAGGCCGGCGACTCGTCCACAGGCGTTGAGGACGACCGGGTCGTGGTGCTCGACGACCCCATCTCCAGCCTCGATAGCGACATCCTGTTCATCGTCTCAACCCTCGTACGAGAAATCGCCGACATGGCCCGGGACGGCACCGGACCCATCAAGCAGGTGCTGGTCCTTACCCACAATGTGTACTTCCACAAGGAAATAACCTTTGCCAGAAACGGTGGAGCACTGCCGAAGACTGCCTACTGGACGTGCAGAAAGAAGAGCGGCTGGACGGAGATGGTTGGACCGATGGACACCAACCCGGTCAAGAGCTCATACCAGCTCCTTTGGCACGACGTTCGAAAACCAGAGGGGCATTCGGAAACGTTGCCGAACACCATGCGACGCATCTTCGATAGCTACTTCAAGCTGCTCGGCGGGGTGGATGTGCACAAAAAATCCGCGGAGTTCGAAGGTGACGACTGCCTTGCCTGCAATGCACTGCTGTCTTGGGCGAACGACGCGTCACACGCAGTCCACGACGATGTCTATATGGCTCCAGGCGATATCCCCACCGAGGTGTACCTAGATGTGTTTCGCCGTGTCTTCGAAAAGCTTGGGCACGAAGGCCATTACCGCATGATGATGGGGGATGACTTCGAGGAAGTTGTTCCCGAAACAGAAGCGGCTTAGCCGGATGGCAAACAAACAAGGGGGTCAGATTCATTTAATCCCAGTTTTTGGCGGATTGGGTGGTCTTCCGCGGGGTCTAACGCTGACTGAGAAAGCAAAAGGAGTCAGAGACATTATTGTTGGAGCCTGAGTGTCTCCATCCCGTTTTCGATGTTCGCTCATCAATACAAAGAAGTGAGGCTATCTTGTGAACCGATACAAGGAGCAGTTGAAGCGTCACCTCGGGTTTATTTCTCGCTCCTGCCAGCTCTACGACGACGGAATCGACGAAGAAGCGATTCGAATTGGAACTTCGCTGCGAGTGCTTTTGCACGATCGCGGACGGAACGTTTCTTTGCTGACTCACTTGCATGCCAAGGAGTCACTTAAATTGCTGACTACGGTAAGGCCTCATCCGCCGACGCCCGGCGGATCGTATGACGCACTTACCGTCCTTGCTCCAACGAAATTCAGGATGACTAGCCCTGCACTTGGGGGAGGTGATTTTAGGGACTTTATCCCGGTCAAAAACTGGTGGGAGCAGGTTGTCTTTGCAAGGGATGGCTCACTAATGGCGCGAGGCGATGTCATACTGACAAGCACCGATAGAGATGGGGGCGCTCATATTGATTCTGATGTTGGCCCTCTGGGGCGCGTTCTGATGGAAGGAGTGTTTTGGACGGATGGTCTCATGGGTGGTAGGTCGGTTGATCTCGGCAATAGCCATTTTTTGGCTTTGCGACAGTTTGGCTTCGAGATGCTCGGGTCCAATGAGCTGTTGACTCTTGCGCAGTAGCAGGAGCAAAAGGGGGCACCATTTCGCCGCCGGGGTCAACAAAAAGGTCAGGTTCACTTACACCCGTTTGAACTCACGTAACCGGGACGGAGGAAGTTAAATGGGGGTCGCTCTTAACTTCCTCCGTCCCGTTTTTCCGCGTTTTTCCGGCTGCTTTTGGAACAAGGGGATGGAGATGCCACAGGGGCTTTGGATTGCGGTCGCGTCAGGCGTGCTCGGTGCTGGTCTGACCCAATGTTTGGTCTGGATTCGTGAGGCGCTCACTTCGCGCCGTTCGCGGCACTACTCAGCGCTCCGCCTCGCGCTTATGTGCGAACACTACGCGCTAGATTGCGCGTCTGATGTCGAGCTGCGAACGGACCATCATGAAGAAGGCAATTCCATTCTTCCTGCGGGCATGAAACTTCCGCCTCTCCCTGACTTTCCAAAGGATATCGAGTTTCGATCACTTCCAGCTGCGCTTGTTGAACCGGTGTTCTCCCTCGCCGCAGAGGTGCGCTTTTCGGAAAGCTCTTTGTCCTATATTTCGCAACATTTAGATGGCGAGGAATTGGTTGACGAGTATCTCGCAGTCGTTGCAAAGCGCGGAATTCAGGCGTGGGAACTCGGGAAAACTATTCGAAAAGGGGCAGGGCTTTCAGAGGCCGTCTTGAATCTAGGAGATTGGGACTTCATCGCAGTCATGAAACAGTACTCTCCTGACTAGCAAAGAAGAAAAAGCGAAACCAGGACGGATGCTGAGGTTTCCCCACGTTTTCATGTCGCTGAAAAACGGGGTCAGGTTCACGTTCGCGCGCAATTACGTGGGCTTGTTCAATGGTCGGCACGGGCGTACAGGAACACTGTGGGAAGGTCGCTTCAAAGCTTGCCTGGTGGATTCGGGGCGCTACTTCTTGACCTGTAGTCGTTACATCGAACTCAATCCGGTTCGCGCCTGGATGGTGGCGCGGCCAGACGAGCACGCCCGGTCGAGCTACGGTGCCAACGCGGAGGGACGCCCAGATCCGCTGCTTGCTCCGCATCCCGAGTATCTGGGGCTTGGCACAGACCCGGCAAGTCGCGCTTCGGCATACCGGGCTTTGTTTGCCGAGGCGTTGCCCGACGATCTTGTCGAAGAGATCCGTATCCACTTGCAGCAGCAGAAGGTGCTTGGGACGGATCGGTTTCGGTCGTGGGTTGAAGAGAGAACCGGTCGATTTGTTACCGTGCGGCCGGCAGGTCGTCCGCCGGCAGGTCCAAATTGTCCCTGACACCTTTTTGTCAGCAGCAGATGAATATGATTTCCCATGAAGACATAGGCATGGACGGCAATGCCATGTTCGGCCGTCGCATCACATAGCAGGTCGTAGAAGTGGCGGCGATCGACATCGTCAACGAAGATCGCACAGCGGTTCACACCCCGCTGCGTGACATGGAGCGGGCATCCGGGAAGTTCTGGACGTGGGCGGCGCGGCATACAACGAGCCTAAAGCTGGCTGGTTGGTGGCGCAGTCAGGGAAGGGGGGATGGCGGTCGGCGATGGGTGACTGCGCTTCTTAATGCCCTCGCCGGAACTGACTCTGACCTGCTTTGATCAAGCGGTTATGGAAGGGGCGCTTCAGCGAGCCATGCCTTCCTGGACCGACAGGTTTCCATGGCGCGCTTGTAGGCTTCGCGTGCGCTGGTGCGGGCCATATAGGAGTGTTCTGCTTCGCCGAGAGTGACGCCTCCAGCTCTTTGGGCGAGCTGCAGCGCGTAGGTCACCGAAATGTCGGCGGCCGTGAAGGTCTCGCCGGCAAGATAGGGCGTGCGTGCAAGCTGCCGCGTCACCAAGGTCAGCCGGCTTTCGAAAACACTTAGCGCCTGGCCGGCACTCCAGTTCTGCCGCTCGGACTCTGGCGCAAAATGGCGGGCGCCAACGACGAAGTAGATGGAGGCTGCGAGGCCGGCTTCGCCGAGGTGGAGAAACTGTTGGTAGGCGGGGAAGGCCGGATCGTGCGGGTCGGGCGCGAGCGGCGTCGGCCCGTAGCGGGCCATCAGGTACTCCATGATCGCAATGGACTCGACCATCGTGACGTCGTCGTCCTGAACCGCTGGAATGAAACCGGCAGGGTTGATGGCCAGGAACTCCGCGTCCTTCTCGACGCCGGCCAGAAGATCCACCGGCCTCAGCCGGTACGCAAGCCCCATCTCTTCCAGCAACCAGACGACCCGGAAGCCTCTCCCTTCACCAAAGACGGTGATCATCTCGCAGCCCTTTCTAGATTCGGCCGGCCCCCTATCGGAAAGACGAATGGGAACATCGAAACTCGACATCGCCGGCGGAATCCATGCAAAAGCAGCGCAAAACAGGGGTCGGGTCGCTGGCTGACCGGAAAACAGGGGGCAGAGTGCACTTCCCGTGGTTGTTTTCCGGCTCGAAGTTTTGCCTGACGTGTGCGTTCAATCTTGCAACCAGCTCATGGCCTGGTCGCGCTCGCCGTAATCGAATTTGCGGACCTTGGCCAGCATCAACGGATCGAGTACATGGTCGGCGAATGTACCCATGGGGCTGTCGGTGACCAGCGCGATCTTGCCGATTTTGTCGTGCACAGTGTTGACGAACTTCAGGTGTGCGAACAGGGCGCCCACACTCTGCCAGCCGGGAAATTTCCGGCTGTGGATCAAGACGCCACGAAGCCGGGCGTGATCCTTGAGATAGTCACCGATCACTTTGCCGACGGCTTCGAAGTCGTCTTCGCTCAGCGCCTGGTCCGCGGCAGGCTCCAGCACCAGGACGCCGACCCCGGCATCCAGTGCGATGCCGATGCGCTCGCGCTCGCGCTCGCAGACCCATGCTTCGGCAGCCGCGTAGTTGTTGCTGTCGAAGTGCCGCAGTTCACCTGGAGAAAACAGCCCGAACAGCTTGATGGCGTTCTCGAGCCACTTGATGTCGCTGACGATCGCCATGCGCGCCCAGTGGCCAATCTTGCCCAGCCCCAGCCGCAGATCCTGCCACACCGCGCCGGCCTCCATGCCCTTCCATTCGCCCTCGATGCAGCACAGCAAGTCGAGCTTGTGCTGCCTTTCCAGCTTATCGTTGACCAGCGGGATGAGCTGCCTCTCGTAGTCCTCCGCGCGCAGCTTGTCGTTGATCCGGATGCCGACCACGTGGTCCGGAAGCCCCTCGATCATGCTCAACATGCTGATACACCCTCGTTGTGGCGCTGGATGGCTCGAACTGCTGGACGGTCAGTGTACTGCGTGAAATCGGAGATATCGGGAAAAAGGGGACGGAGGAAGTAAATCGAAGCTGGGCCCCGAAGTGAGCTTTCTCGAGAAAGGCGACTCGG includes:
- a CDS encoding alpha/beta hydrolase yields the protein MPTVIDRLKLTTVRTGFVLGGRIAPKRTVNRAARLFATPYASSRSRAQATQGDVDMQRGELQVNGETIATYVWGDPSTQPYALLAHGWSSFGLRFLPWVAQLRAQGLAVVTFDQPGHGRSTGKLCTLPEFIATIRAIGARYGNAALAVGHSLGGAAVTLAQDESWHADRLILVAPAADMKAAARRFFRFVHLAGYLREPFYAWLHRRTGVHIDELRVERKLPMLGQPALIVHDLDDADVPWGEGERYAQHWPGARLYTTEGLGHRRVLDAPEVIEAALAFVRGEEVGTHVVGSPDLALCV
- a CDS encoding methylmalonyl-CoA mutase family protein, with product MSSPAKHVPASATQTETTPLRFVTAASLFDGHDAAINIMRRIIQSQGAEVIHLGHNRSVEDVVRAALQEDADAIALSSYQGGHVEYFKYMVDMLRERGAGHVRVFGGGGGTITPEEIRELQAYGVERIYHPNDGMKLGLVEMIEDVMQRAGSAAAKRAESETRALPKVDIDDEISIGHMLSAIEEGRLGDSELEHQRKQWKLAGKHTPVLGLTGTGGAGKSSVVDELLLRFLHAFPDMRIAVLAVDPTRRRSGGALLGDRIRMNSLRSHRVYMRSMATRRQHAATSIVLHDCIDFLKSQPYDLVIVETAGIGQSDSEIVDLVDFPVYVMTSDYGAASQLEKIDMIDFADLVVLNKFDKRGAEDALRDVRKQWKRNHTAFSVKDEDVPVYPTIASQFNDPGVTWMFTNLCRLMREKLALPAEQWSPQLDTTLKEPRATVLIPGARVRYLAEIAEQGRAINSAIAHQAEFASKAQHYYEALKELGDPKLPRPLDLYSSADLHPSPSGRGTEGEGAGGAGSSISTPNPHPQPLSQRERGVEDRSLILLRQRYNAALKELSHEAIHQLREWPALYESVTADVNEYKVRDKVIRVDNYRESLSHQKVPKVAPPKSKDWGELVSFLGRENLPGHYPYTGGVYPYRRSGEDPTRMFAGEGTPERTNRRFHYLSQGGAATRLSTAFDSVTLYGEDPAPRPDIYGKIGNSGVNIATLDDMKKLYSGFDLSAPSTSVSMTINGPAPMILAMFMNTAIDQNVEKYLKEDEQRWATAQQTIGKLYKNVSRPQYHGDLPKGNDGLGLGLLGVCGDELVDAETYARIKADTLTKVRGTVQADILKEDQAQNTCIFSTEFALRMMGDIQQYFVDHKVRNFYSVSISGYHIAEAGANPISQLAFTLSNGFTIVEYYLARGMKVDDFAPNLSFFFSNGMDPEYTVIGRVARRIWARAMRERYGASSRSQMMKYHIQTSGRSLHAQEIQFNDIRTTLQAMYALFDNCNSLHTNAYDEAITTPTEESVRRAVAIQMIINKELGLNFNENPWQGSYVVDTLTDLVEEAVYKEFEAISERGGVLGAMDTMYQRGKIQEESMYYEHKKHDGSLPLIGVNTFLPKDHGGEIATEIELIRSTEEEKGAQIANVKRYGEARNALASDSLKVLQTTARDRRNVFEQLIEAVKYNSLGQISHALYDVGGEYRRNM
- a CDS encoding AAA family ATPase; the encoded protein is MIRSIRLADVATYAAVGAQMGPLSTCNFVYGPNGAGKTTLSRYLFATGAPAFNSCSVTWENNRALRTVVYNRDFVDQVFNEKGRVKGVFTLGKEGVDLKDRMDALSEKLKEEVAKHRRLTVTLEGEDGKGGKRAELEAASKELKDACLKQTRKHEKEFEQALAGVRGNSAVFMTKFLAERSNNKGTLYDFGILRERARSVFASNPTRIEPLSAPDGSRLKTLKRTTSSLSPSSARETSTLPPSLPGSRALIG
- a CDS encoding glutathione S-transferase family protein, with product MITVFGEGRGFRVVWLLEEMGLAYRLRPVDLLAGVEKDAEFLAINPAGFIPAVQDDDVTMVESIAIMEYLMARYGPTPLAPDPHDPAFPAYQQFLHLGEAGLAASIYFVVGARHFAPESERQNWSAGQALSVFESRLTLVTRQLARTPYLAGETFTAADISVTYALQLAQRAGGVTLGEAEHSYMARTSAREAYKRAMETCRSRKAWLAEAPLP
- a CDS encoding STAS/SEC14 domain-containing protein, whose product is MIEGLPDHVVGIRINDKLRAEDYERQLIPLVNDKLERQHKLDLLCCIEGEWKGMEAGAVWQDLRLGLGKIGHWARMAIVSDIKWLENAIKLFGLFSPGELRHFDSNNYAAAEAWVCERERERIGIALDAGVGVLVLEPAADQALSEDDFEAVGKVIGDYLKDHARLRGVLIHSRKFPGWQSVGALFAHLKFVNTVHDKIGKIALVTDSPMGTFADHVLDPLMLAKVRKFDYGERDQAMSWLQD